From the Trifolium pratense cultivar HEN17-A07 linkage group LG4, ARS_RC_1.1, whole genome shotgun sequence genome, the window atatacaaataattttagaaTTTATAAGTAAATGAAATAAGTGAATTATTTTTTACCTAACCATctttaaacttaattttttcaattacaTTTAGAATATAGCAGTGCGAAGAAATATATCATgtgaaaagacaaaaaaacacttaaaaagagattataaaaattatagtaaaaaaaattcattttgatACAATATTTTTCCAGTAAACGTATCTCTTTTAGAAAGATATTATTAACgatgagtatttttttaataaggtgAATATTTTGGTACTTCGGAATTTAGTTGAATACTCTCATAGATAAAATTGAATGTCAtgtcatattttatattaattatattaaaatgtcattttaaatGCATTTTTGTCTATGAGATATTGATACCTAACTAAATATcacggtaaaaaaaaatcatattttaataattcaacatttatgattaatgttggtgtaagaattattttatctattcataaatacaaattaaatctaTGATAAAATGGGAGTAGTAATCTTTCATATATATCtattttaatattcttttatgTGATTAAGGATATGGCTTTTTATcagcaaaaagaaaatatgtatACATGCAATTTAATAGTATATCAATATAGTGTAAAAAAAAGTTGGAAATGTTGGGGGGGACTGTGGCCACCCCTTGCCCCTATTGTGGCTCCGCCACTGATTTAATTAATGACGGTTCAatatcataagtatatttactTATGATCTAATTAATCGTGCtacattttgtttgattttgactATTTTTATCGGAGGCTGAATCCTTTATGCTGTTTTCAAGCTCTTGtgtaatttcttttgttttttctggCTAGTTGTGGCTTAACAATTATGTAATGTATACCTTTCAGTTCCTCGCCGACACACTTTGTGTTTGAGGAATTGTCTTTTGATTTAATATAATTTCTcttagtttattaaaaaaaattatatttacttTCCACTGTTTTAATTAAACCAGTattaatttaatcattttttcaattctaaaaataaaaaacatcatTATTCTCTAAATTCAAGAAACAATATTTGTTATCGTAAATATTTTGAACATTTTTATCGACACCATATACCATAtccattttaaaatatatatttttgtcctAAATGAAGTGATAATCCACGAAAATTAAAttcacatataattgtgagatctcAAGTTCGAACCAAAACAACGTAACattttctatcaaaaaaaaaaacaacgtaACATTTTCGACATTGAGGTAGGACTTAGGGAACATCCTTTTTGAAATATAGACATACTATAGTTAGTATgtaggctaatgctacggtgaaGGTGGTCCACTGTGGACAAATGATCTatcgaatataaattttacgaaattcactgttggattgaaagtttatatcgtatagatcttccataatttttttaaatttttttgaaaatcattttatatgttattgagacccatcaagatttacgttatttaataaaccgttaatcttgatgtgtctcaataacatatcaaatgattttcaatttttctaatttttttttatgaatgatctatataatataaactttcaatccaacgatgaattttgtaaaattcatactcgttataatgttatttatgacTGATTCACCAtaaaccacttgatgaagtgatccatattagaattttgaaTAATACACTGGTGAGTATATTCAAGAATACACAAaataatccttcaaaaaaagAATACACAAAATAAACACGTCAAATACACTATTACTTTTATTAAACACATATGTCaaaattaataacataaaaaaaacagtttataaatataaataatttaatttaactcCACCACCAATAATGAAAGACACCCACTTTGACATTCACATTCACCAAAGAACATAGCACCAAAACAATATAATAAAACCAAGATAATGCTCAACACCCTGTTGTGTTTTCTCTATCATATCATGTTCctccttttcttcttcttcttcttctaactctctctctttcttctcaccttccttcttcttctctttccCATCTCTATATCTTCCACAAAACTCTCCAAATTTGCCTCTTTATTGACCTTTGGTCTAAACCCACCAAGACCCATTTCTCTATTTCTTGTAAGATTCTTTTCATCatataaaaatttgatctttTATACTATTCAGTTTCTTCTTGCTAGTTGTTTTCTCAATTCAATTCATgggttttgtttattttttgttgtttttcttgtttcatTATTACCATGatgtttttttctcttcaagTTTCGATTTTTATTCTTATTAGTTTAGTAGCTTGTTGATTAAGagatgaatttattttatgtttcttaGTTTGATGTTGATATTTTAATGCTTGTTATTATTGGTTTGGTGTTCTTAGATCCTTATTTTCATAGTTTACTTGTTTTGTTGATATTCTTGGCAATTTATTCGTTGaaactttttatgttttgttgtGTTTACCATGTGtttgatgatgtgtctatgAGAGAATcctcttagaattttttttttttaattgaagcTTGCTCTATATATGTGGTTTTTGTGATTTTCATTTTTGGTTTGTGTGTGATTTAGATCTGTTCAACCATATGATAGTCCTGCTTTTGATCTATTTAGTGTATTGATGATTGTTTCTTGTTTTAGGATATAAGTGAGAATTTTTTGATTTCATGTACTTATTAgtcaatttctatttttgttgaaTCAATCTTGTTTTTGAGTCTCTATTCAATAGTGTTAGATGAGAAGAAAAAAGTATGTGCTTTTGAAAATTAGGTGGCTAATGAATCTCAATTAAGATATTTGTGTATATTTGatgctttttagtttttacattCACTTCATCTCGAATccgactaatttttttttttttttgttttttggattttgataGGTGCAAAGTTCTATAAAAAGCTTGAGAGTTCATTGACTTGAGTTGGTGCTTAGAGCTAAAAGAGGGTGAATTTAAAACCCAATTTATTGGTTGAAGCTGATTTTTCTGGTCCTTTGGGTCTTCTTTAGTGGTGTTTTCTCGGAGAAACGATGATGATGTTTGATGACATGGGGTTTTGTGGTGATTTGGATATGTTCTGTGGTACACTTGGGGAAGGGGATATTTCTGTGAGGCAAACTGAGCCAGATTCGGTAGTGGAGGATGATTACAGTGATGAAGAAATGGATGTGGATGAGCTTGAACGAAGGATGTGGAGGGACAAAATGCGTCTCAAGCGATTGAAAGAGCAAACCAAGGCTAAAGAAGGAATTGATGCCGCAAAGGCAAGGCAGTCTCAGGAACAGGCAAGGAGGAAAAAGATGTCAAGAGCTCAAGATGGAATATTGAAGTACATGCTGAAAATGATGGAGGTTTGTAAGGCACAGGGATTTGTTTACGGGATAATTCCCGAGAAGGGAAAACCTGTGACCGGAGCATCTGACAATCTTCGTGAATGGTGGAAGGATAAGGTTCGGTTTGATAGGAATGGTCCGGCTGCCATATCCAAGTATCAAGCAGATAACGCGATTCCAGGGAAGAATGATGGATGCAATTCCATCGGTCCAACTCCTCACACCTTGCAAGAATTACAAGACACGACCTTAGGTTCTCTCTTATCTGCACTTATGCAGCACTGTGATCCTCCTCAGAGGCGTTTCCCATTAGAGAAGGGTGTTCCTCCACCATGGTGGCCAACCGGAAATGAAGAGTGGTGGCCACAGATCGGTTTGCCTAAAGATCAAGGCCCTCCACCATACAAGAAACCTCATGATCTGAAAAAAGCATGGAAAGTTGGCGTTCTAACTGCGGTTATCAAGCATATGTCTCCTGATATAGCCAAGATTCGCAAGCTCGTGAGGCAGTCCAAATGCCTTCAAGATAAAATGACGGCCAAGGAAAGTGCAACCTGGCTTGCTATCATCAACCAAGAGGAGGCCTTGGCTCGAGAGCTTTATCCGGATTATTGTCCCCCGTTGTCCTCTAGCGGAGGTAGTGGTTCTATGATCATCAATGATTGCAGCGAGTATGATGTTGATGGGGCTGAGGATGAGTCAAACTTTGACGTGGATGACCGAAAACCCGAAAATCTTCATCCATCCAATCTTGGGATGGACAGGATGAGGGGAAGGTTTCCAGTTCAACAACCTTCTCCTCCAATCAAGGGAGAGGTTGAGGTTATCACAAACTTGGATTTCATTAGGAAGAGGAAGATCTCTAGCGAATTCAACATGATGATGGATCAGAAACTCTACACATGTGAACATCCTCAATGTCCTTATAGTGAAGTTCGCCTCGCCTTTCAAGACAGGTCTTCTAGGGACAATCATCAACTGAACTGTCCATATAGAAACAGTTCTGCTGGTTATGGCGGCCCTAACTTTCACGTTACCGAGGTTAAGCCCGTTATTTTCCCACAAAGCTTCGTTCAACCCAATTCTACAGTTCAGTCTGCTACTTTGGTTCCACCTTCATTCGATTTAACTGGACTTGGTGTTTCGGAGGACGGCCAGAAAATGATTAGCGACCTAATGTCAGTCTATGATACCGATATCATAGCAAACAAGAACTCAAGTCCCACCAATTGTATAACTGTTGAACACCAAAACCTTTCTCAGCCAATCATTCAGCCACAACAACAGGACAATTTCTTTTCGAGTCAAGGAATGCAAGGAATGCCGATGGAAGCAAACTTTTTTACTCGCGAGGAAAGTCATTTTGACCGGTTTAGGGCCGTAAACGCTCCATTCGAAACCAACCACAACAACAGCAATATCATGTTTGGTTCTTCATGTGATTTGACATCCTTTGATTTTAAGGATGATCTACAACTACAAGGAGGAGGAGTAGGAATTGATACACTTTACAAACAACCAGATGTTTCAATATGGTACTGAATAATGAAAAGTGAATGTGAAAAGTTGTGTACTATTggcttttttttattgtgtcaTTAGAAGGGATTGACACTATCTTAATTATCTTGTGAAACTCCCTTGACTCAAAAATCAAAGGTAGTTTAGTTACTGCATTTTTCTTCACATCGTTTAGGTTTATAGATATTATAATGCTTGGCAGGTCTTGTTCTGGTATGGTGGTATGTTGTAATAAATCATGTGGATGTTACATTCCCATAATGTAACCAGTCTTAGCCTTATTAATATTGTTgttactatattattattattattattatatatgtacTACTGTGatataaataagattttgtTAAAGTCTTATAAATTATACTTTGTTCcaccataatttttatttttctatagacatgttactgatttatttttcaaacgatTTAGAttttaaagtcaatttttttttactgttttgaaaaattaaaactgCAACAAAATTTGTGCCATCCAATTTCAATCAGACAGTCACATGCTGCCGCTGACTGTAGCTTGACTGCATGGTTAATAACTGCATTTAATCCAATTCCCcttggaccaccttcacaaaaTTCTAACAAACTTACGATGATACCATACATGCTGTTAATGTTGATGTTAGATCATATAAGAAATGGTTTAGGAGATGAGTTTTTTTGTCATGTTATGCATCTCTCATCTTATGCTTATCTTATTTTTCATGTGAAATGGACCCATCACATTTTGTTTGGCATATACCAAGTTAGATGCTATTCAAAAATGCGTGACCAAGTTGTATGTAGGTTAGTTATGTGGGGTCATTTTTATAGAGCACACGTTGTCTTTGTCTATTTGAAATGAAATAGATGGTCAAATCATCAATTAAGACTAgtttgtactccctccggtacttattataaggaacactttaacatagttattttcatttaatactcttataaattttaatttattccatgtatacccttatttaattactctttattcaactaacttacttatttttaaattctctctcataataaataagggcataagtgaaattgaacatttaaaacatttgaaaattggtcaaagtttcttataaaaaggaccaaattttttgccctaagtgttccttataaaaaggaccggagggagtaattgttcctcttattttctttattgaaaatgaaaagctatttatagacaaagTAAGAAAGGGTCATTATCTTTATTTTGACAGTATTATTAGGCGGCTGAACTTCTTTTGTTTGAGTGCTTAGTcaatttttgtttacttatgcGCTTGTACTCCCTccagtccttaatataagaagttcaatttttagatacgttgaaatattattatatttaaattatattataaattaaatacattaatattttaatgtatctaaaaaataaatttttttatatattaaggATTAGAAGGAGTATAATCCTCCCGTTTTATGATAATTGTCGCATTTGACTAttttatacaaattaaaaaaaatataaataacaaagaGAATGTTGATTTTATTCAATTACGTTTCTTTTGACAATgttaaattttaagttttgtTTTATAGTCTAtagtttataaatttatttttaaaaaatctgtttggtaacattttttctgatgaacttataacttaattgataaattcttatagttttttttttttttgatacagTAAGTTCTTATAGCTGAAATCTtatggtgatttttttttctcccaatTATACTTATGTTTTCTTActtaaaagaattaaatattaattaaacatatttttatatcatttcataGTTATAAGCTAATTAAATCGTTACTTTTATCAAACGGTACAAATTCGATTATCTAACTTATCGATAATAGGttataaattaacttatcagcTAAAAACTATCAGTTACAAATTAGTTTATAAGCCACAcgttactttttttattaaagagagCCTACTCTATTTATTTTAAGTATTGATGTATTCcaatttttatacttataaataaaaaagagtgaaTAACAAATTGAAGGTACAATAGGAAATGTGAcaattacaaagaaaatattttacgTGTCAATACCAAATAGTGTTTGGCAACATAATCCTACCCTATGGTTTTGTTTTGCATGATTAACGATGTTGAATGGCACATCTGTCATCAAATATCAGTGAAGTAACAGAATGGTGAATATAGCTAACACTACAGTACCACGTGTCAAAAAttgcaaagaagaaaaaagccACAAAGTGTTTGACTAATGAAGTGTTTGATTGGTGTGTGTAGCTTCTAGTCCAACCTGATTTTGTGTGTTTTccaaaacatacttggtgttaGTTTATTTGGTTTGGTAACACTGTTATATTCTTTATGAACAATGCCCATTCTTCTTTTAACTCTTTTCGGAGAGTCTCTTCTGCTAGGAAGTCAAAATGTCAAAtatcaatatataatataaaatattgattGTCATAACACATTTTCTTAtgtttgatcattttatttGAAGCAGCTTTGAGGATtgtctataaattttttttaatctatcaTTTCATGATTTGAAGGTATGTATTCATCAACCAATAAGAACAAGTTATATGCAAATCCACAAATGCAACTTCAAAAGTTTAATTGTTACAAGTTAGTTATGGGTCCACATGCAAATCCACTTATGTGGTTTGTTTTCATTAGTTGATGAGTAAATACCCTTAAATTATGAATGAGTACGATAGGCCTCACCATGTCTGTATTATAGGAAAATCCTAACTCTCTATCCCTTAAGTAGAAAAACTTCAGTCAAATCAACACAAAGTATCTCTCCCTCCTATCTATCCATACATCAGAACATCTATTGAGCGAAGTGTCAACCTCCCTTGTTGCGGAGTATCATAATTAAAATGCACATTGGTTAAAATATTgagttacttttttttggttaaaaatgagttttttttaccaagttaaaaatgagttaaataaattatacataATAGAATTGATTCATAtagtatatttaatattttaaagtattGGATGGATATTATAAATTAGTCTATGTGagtataatttaaatattgcaTGTATATAGAAGTTTAAATTTTAGTACATTTACTtattggatttaattgatatgcaccgacggtgtaaaataattttacactgtcaaccaataccaaccatgttttccgccacatcaccccactccatcccactttcttgatatgacatagcaaaataatgattttttattggacgattgtgcaaaactattttacaccgtcggtgcatatcaattaaactcttactTATTTATCTTAGAAGGCGAAAATTCTAGACATAAATTATAAgttacgatttttttttttataaaagtaaaatttatgttTGTAAACAGAAATTAATGTTAGATAATTTTAGAAAGTctggaggaatttttttttttgttaaataatcaTATTCAAATATAAAGAAGAGCTTAGTACAAATAAATTTTGTGGACATAAGTAAAAGATAGTGACAAATAATGATACTTATTCCCTTACTTCCAACATTAGATTTTACAGTATACAAGTTGGCAAGAATTTGTGaatatttattcaattattGGAAGCTATATAGAATATCTGTGACAAAACTAAACtcatcctaatttttgatgttTGGTCTATTAGGTGCAACATTCCTTTTACCATAGAACCATCACTTTTGATCTTCCAATCCAACAAATATTTTAGAAAGCAACATTTCTGACAGAAGAACATGTAGTGCTTCTTATAATCTGTTTTTGCATATGAAATTCTACAGAGACATAGACACTCTACAGCATACTTATTTTTCATTTCACAACAAACAAACACCACCAATTAATCCACTAACATGCATGCATATAGATATGTTCAACAATTGAAGATGACATTTGAATGATTTGATTTCATTGTTGaagaatattaaaattattttttctttccattatTATAGGATATTTTCAGTAAAAATATATGCATTTAAAATTACTGCGAGAGAAAATTGATTTTCCCTTTAAAATTTTACCATatgttttaataaatttaatctTTCTACAGACCGCTTTTACTGAACTGTGTACTCCAAAAGGAATGTTCGGTCGGTGGATTTTATGGCTTTAGATGAGTTAGCGATGGTACTTCAGGAGAGTAGCGGAAGAATATCTACAACAATGTTAGCATTTCAACGCTCAAGTTCGTATTTTCTTAAGGCGAGAGAGCGTAAATTGGATAAGAATGTATGTACTTTGAGGGTGAATGCATATGTGTATATATAGTGAAAATGATAACGTTTTGTTGCTCCCTTGTATGATTGGAATGAGTCACAAATATCTGGAGGAGGGATCATTTTTCATCTAATAGTGAAGCTCTTTTGAAGGTGATGCGCCTAGTGGCTAGCTTGTTGGGCTTTGGATAATTGGGTCTTTGGCCGGTCTAGAACACGCAAGGCAAAAACTCTACTAGAGAGGGGAGcagagaagatcgtgaggtggcagTGCTGGGTGAGGGGTCGGGCTGTTGGGGTTACATGTTCAATTCATTTCCACTATCAATTGAGATACTAGTTCAATTTGTAATAGGAATAAATTGAACAAACTTTACTAAAAAGGGGAGTAGAGAAAATCGTGAGGTGACAATGCCGGGTGAGGGGCCCGGACTGTTACactttggttcaaaaaaaaaaaaggttcataTATACTTAAATCACTCTACTTTAAGTTTAATTATAATAGTATATGTTTGAAATATACTCACccaaacaaatatttaaaaataaaaagtaaaggATAAATAAGAAGTGATGAAATATTTTCCCATTTCTTCATGGGAGGATTTGCTTATTAGCTCCACATAACAAAAGAATTATAAAAGTAGAAACCAATCACTTGAAAACTTGGCTAACAATAATTTATTGAAGTAGTTGACTTATTggtatatatgttttgtttatagtattatagtGATGAAACTATAAGGGTCTATTAATTGGACTACacataaattaaactaaaatttt encodes:
- the LOC123921775 gene encoding ETHYLENE INSENSITIVE 3-like 1 protein — translated: MMMFDDMGFCGDLDMFCGTLGEGDISVRQTEPDSVVEDDYSDEEMDVDELERRMWRDKMRLKRLKEQTKAKEGIDAAKARQSQEQARRKKMSRAQDGILKYMLKMMEVCKAQGFVYGIIPEKGKPVTGASDNLREWWKDKVRFDRNGPAAISKYQADNAIPGKNDGCNSIGPTPHTLQELQDTTLGSLLSALMQHCDPPQRRFPLEKGVPPPWWPTGNEEWWPQIGLPKDQGPPPYKKPHDLKKAWKVGVLTAVIKHMSPDIAKIRKLVRQSKCLQDKMTAKESATWLAIINQEEALARELYPDYCPPLSSSGGSGSMIINDCSEYDVDGAEDESNFDVDDRKPENLHPSNLGMDRMRGRFPVQQPSPPIKGEVEVITNLDFIRKRKISSEFNMMMDQKLYTCEHPQCPYSEVRLAFQDRSSRDNHQLNCPYRNSSAGYGGPNFHVTEVKPVIFPQSFVQPNSTVQSATLVPPSFDLTGLGVSEDGQKMISDLMSVYDTDIIANKNSSPTNCITVEHQNLSQPIIQPQQQDNFFSSQGMQGMPMEANFFTREESHFDRFRAVNAPFETNHNNSNIMFGSSCDLTSFDFKDDLQLQGGGVGIDTLYKQPDVSIWY